The following proteins come from a genomic window of Chiloscyllium punctatum isolate Juve2018m chromosome 51, sChiPun1.3, whole genome shotgun sequence:
- the LOC140470521 gene encoding G-protein coupled receptor 84-like produces MFPGVSCFWEPTNASNWSCDPSLSEYRYFGASLGLLVTVVGATGNTLTLLAYAVDPRLKSRFNLLILNLTLSDLLYSAFLQPVAVASYLRMGWIGGGRTSCRAFGLLVFTSNLVSILNLALIAGARYALVKCPRGFREVSGRPWAPPVFLGAPWILSLGLLAPSWCVYDFLPSVCSCSLHPTRGRAYTTALHVLTFGLGLASIGAFYLLIYRKVRSTGRAARSYRVPRPAEGSSSRPEEEEEEEEEEVDGGTQGEEGSEATSSARRAEGRAMARRKTRARGRGSPDARRVTAMCFAVFLVYLACYLPFCLANLFGGGALPAVVRTLAGNITWLNSCANPVLYAVMNRQFRDAYGRVLRLPCSRCASRGQRGLG; encoded by the coding sequence ATGTTCCCGGGAGTCAGTTGCTTCTGGGAGCCCACCAACGCCTCCAACTGGAGCTGCGACCCCTCGCTGTCCGAGTACCGCTACTTCGGTGCGTCCCTGGGGCTGTTGGTGACCGTGGTGGGGGCCACCGGGAACACGCTGACCCTCCTGGCCTACGCGGTGGACCCCCGCCTGAAGAGCCGCTTCAACCTGCTGATCCTGAACCTGACGCTGTCCGACCTGCTCTACAGCGCCTTCCTGCAGCCCGTGGCGGTCGCCAGCTACCTGAGGATGGGCTGGATCGGGGGGGGCCGCACCTCCTGCCGGGCCTTCGGCCTACTGGTCTTCACCTCCAACCTGGTCTCCATCCTCAACCTGGCCCTCATCGCCGGGGCCCGCTATGCCCTGGTGAAGTGCCCCCGGGGTTTCCGGGAGGTCTCGGGGCGCCCCTGGGCCCCCCCCGTCTTCCTCGGCGCCCCCTGGATTCTCTCCCTCGGCCTCCTGGCCCCCTCCTGGTGCGTCTACGACTTCCTGCCGAGCGTCTGCTCCTGCAGCCTGCACCCGACCCGGGGCCGGGCCTACACCACCGCCCTGCACGTGCTGACCTTCGGCCTCGGCCTGGCCTCGATCGGCGCCTTCTACCTGCTCATCTACCGCAAGGTCAGGTCGACCGGGAGGGCGGCGCGCAGCTACAGGGTGCCCCGGCCTGCTGAGGGCTCCAGCTCCCGgcctgaggaggaggaggaggaggaggaagaggaggtggATGGAGGGAcacagggggaggaggggagcgAGGCGACCAGCTCCGCGCGGAGGGCAGAGGGCCGGGCGATGGCGCGGAGGAAGACCAGGGCAAGGGGGCGCGGCTCCCCAGACGCCAGGAGGGTGACCGCCATGTGCTTTGCCGTCTTCCTGGTCTACCTGGCGTGCTACCTGCCGTTCTGCCTGGCCAACCTGTTCGGCGGGGGGGCCCTGCCCGCTGTGGTCCGCACCCTGGCCGGGAACATTACCTGGCTCAACAGCTGCGCCAACCCGGTGCTCTACGCCGTCATGAACCGGCAGTTCCGAGACGCCTACGGACGGGTCTTGAGGCTGCCCTGCTCCCGGTGTGCCTCCCGGGGGCAGCGGGGACTGGGctag